From one Aptenodytes patagonicus chromosome 16, bAptPat1.pri.cur, whole genome shotgun sequence genomic stretch:
- the TSEN54 gene encoding tRNA-splicing endonuclease subunit Sen54: protein MEPDGSRSLSAAELLATHGRKAPQRPRGQKDFVPDGSAEQAEKLRLCREEQWQLLSEERVERLGSLVKAEWKPGQSIVELQSPAGKFWHTMGFTEHGKQCLLPEEALYLLECGSVQLFYRDLPLSIQEAYEILLSQEAMSLPRYQVFSHLKQLGYVVLRFNPSTVLSPYERQLNLESHCESSGKHHRKRRRSSSPRSHEKKHKVSEDLPEAEGTSKKAGDDCGDSSCLPVDEKPLSEQPKESDAGSGEGESNPVPLGTGQKDSLSPSRSQAGDHKESSTGTHAPRWNFTTIILPNVAPDQPCTHLPSPDNGLLPENVLGREIDAACWCARINQKQEKLSWKEREQRERESRYKSSVNADQEVKRCSNWQEYKALLEQRSQQRVWRRPPHLWDQAVTPLLRPDEATSSAVLLQQISVLQPSHILDGASRLQEDPEDVKIDFNVYQADAVAKFKKTNPGKPYVRMCVRSFDEQIPSLRALKQVTYQSGDVPVVFALVDHGEIAFYSLKEFKLPVDVNH from the exons CCGACGGCTCGGCCGAGCAGGCGGAGAAGCTGCGCCTGTGCCGGGAGGAGCAGTGGCAGCTCCTCTCCGAGGAGCGCGTGGAGCGGCT GGGGAGTCTGGTGAAAGCTGAGTGGAAGCCAGGACAGAGCATCGTAGAGCTGCAGTCCCCTGCG GGGAAGTTCTGGCACACCATGGGGTTCACAGAGCATGGCAAACAGTGCCTGCTGCCCGAGGAAGCTCTGTACCTGCTGGAGTGT GGCTCTGTTCAGCTCTTTTACAGGGATTTGCCCTTGTCAATCCAGGAAGCCTATGAGATCCTGCTGTCCCAGGAGGCAATGAGCCTGCCACGTTACCAG GTGTTCAGCCACTTGAAGCAACTGGGTTATGTTGTACTGAGATTCAACCCCAG CACTGTCCTGTCTCCCTATGAGAGGCAACTGAACCTGGAAAGTCACTGCGAGAGCTCTGGGAAACACCATCGCAAAAGGAGGAGGAGTTCCAGCCCCCG GTCACATGAGAAGAAACATAAGGTATCCGAGGACCTTCCAGAAGCTGAAGGGACCTCCAAAAAAGCTGGAGATGACTGTGGAGACTCCAGCTGCCTTCCCGTGGATGAAAAGCCCTTGTCAGAGCAGCCAAAGGAATCAGATGCTGGCAGTGGAGAGGGGGAGTCAAACCCAGTTCCTCTTGGTACAGGACAAAAGGATTCCCTGAGCCCCTCCAGGAGCCAGGCTGGAGACCACAAGGAGAGCAGCACTGGTACCCATGCACCCCGCTGGAATTTTACCACCATAATCTTGCCAAACGTGGCCCCAGACCAGCCGTGCACACATCTGCCCTCACCTGACAATGGGCTCCTGCCAGAGAACGTGCTGGGGAGGGAGATTGATGCAGCTTGCTGGTGCGCACGCATCAATCAGAAACAGGAGAAGCTGTCATGGAAGGAAAGGGAGCAGCGAGAGAGGGAGAGCAGGTACAAGAGCAGTGTCAATGCTGACCAGGAGGTGAAGCGCTGCTCCAACTGGCAGGAGTACAAAGCCCTtttggagcagaggagccagcagAGGGTTTGGAGACGACCGCCGCATCTCTGGGACCAAGCTGTCACACCGCTTTTGCGGCCAGATGAAGCTACCTCATCAG ctgtgctcctccagCAGATCAGCGTGCTGCAGCCCTCCCACATCCTGGATGGAGCCTCCCG GCTGCAGGAGGACCCAGAGGACGTGAAGATAGACTTCAACGTGTATCAAGCAGATGCTGTGGCCAAGTTTAAGAAGACAAACCCTGGAAAGCCATATGTCAGGATGTGCGTTCGGAG ctttgacGAGCAGATTCCATCCCTTCGGGCTTTGAAGCAGGTTACGTATCAGAGTGGGGACGTCCCGGTGGTCTTTGCGCTGGTGGATCATGGAGAAATTGCCTTTTATTCGCTAAAGGAATTCAAGCTGCCAGTTGATGTTAATCACTGA